The nucleotide sequence ACCCCCTACCCAGttacccccacccacccccgggtACCCCCTAAACTGGTTGCCCCACTGCTACGCCAGACCCCAGGTAGCCCCTCGCCCGGGCACCCCCAAATCCCGGTTATTTCCTACCCCCCTGGCCCCCGGATCCCGTGTCCTGGGCTCCTGGTGTGGTTTAATCCCAGTTGGCAACTAAACCCCACGCAGCCACTCGCCCACtgcccactcccccaccccccccccttccccgcggtgggatgggggagagaacggGAAgagtaaaagtgggaaaactccCCGGTTGGGATAAAGAtcgtttaataagtaaagcaaaacgaggaattcattccccgctccccaccgccgtccccaggaaagccgggctccatcccgACTTGGGAACGCCGTCGCTCCGAAcatcccccccggccccggcttcCATCCTCTTCCCCAGCTTTGTATCGGGAGGGTGACGTCCCGCGGTGCGGAgcgtccctttggtcagctgtcccCGCcgggtcccctcccagctccttgtgcccccACCACCCCTCCAGTAGCCCCCTCCCCGTAGCCCATGGCTGGTGCGGGGGGAgcggaaaaggccttgactctgtgcaagGACGGCTCCGGCTCGGGAATTACGAAAACACCTCTGTTATCTGCCCAAAACGGGCTCCCAagaggaaaattaactctatcccagccaaaaccagctcCACAACCCCGTGCCCCCGCTCCTCCGCCCCCCATGCCCCGAGCACCCCGTACCCCTCGTTCTCTGTACCCCAGGCGTCCCACACCCCCAGCGCCCCGTACCCCCAATCCCCCATACCCCAGGCACCCCACGCTCTGGGtaccccagacccccccagaccccccccttcccccttcccccttgctctgggggatgctctgccctggggcgggggggggatgctctgcccttttgTCCCCCCCCGCTGTGGGCACTGGCCCCACAGGCAGCTCCGTGGGGCTGCATACGCGCCCGCaaccccccagctctgcccgccacccccccgcccccagctccctgggatCACCCCCCTGcagtgtgggggggtccccagcagcaTCTGCCCCCGAGCCCTGCCCGTAGGAGCCCCGGCGCGGGCAGCGTCACCGCGCCAGCCCTGCCAGGGACCCGGCAGCCCCGCCGTCCTTCGGCTTCCCCGGGGCGCCGCGCACTCGCCAACCACATGATTTCCTGGAAAGTCCCACGCTTCGAGAACTGAAACCGCTCGATTTTGGGGCAAACGACGAGCTCTCTCCCAGCCCCCTGGGTTTTTTACCGGCGCAGGATGAAGGCCTACCACCCGCAACCCCTGCACCCAGCCAAGCGACCCTGGGAGATGTACGTGGCCGTGGGGCTCGGGGTGGTCGTCGTGGGGCTGGCGGTAGCCTTCCTCACCGTGCTCTGCCTGCCGGCCGCGGGCTCCGCCATGGCGGGGAACAGCTCGGCAGCACTGGCGCAgctggaggaggctctggccgTCACCAACCGGTCCCTCGCCGAAGCCCGCGGGCAGTGGGACGGCTGCAGGAAGCAACTGGTAGGTGCTGGGGTGCCGCTGGGTGGGGGGTCACGGGGaaacctgtagcccccagccCCGAACTGGCTGCGTTGGGCTGGTGCGAGGGAGCGCCCGAGCCGGAGCCTCCaaccccttccctctgcccagggtGTGCTGGAGGAAAAAGCCTCGGAGCTGGAGCAGGCGCTCGCCAATGTCACCCAGCTGCAAGGTGAgtcctgggcagggtggggggcatggggggggcgggggcatgGGCAGCGGTCCCTGGGCCACCCTCATCCCCTGGGACACCCTCATCCCTGTCCTCTGCATcaccctcatccccatcccctgggacACCCTGATCCCCATCCCCTTGGTCATCCTGATCCCTGTCTCCTGGGCCACCCTCGTCCCCTGGGCCACCCTCATCCCCTGGGACACtctcatccctgtcccctgtgtcaccctcatccctgtcccctgggTTATCCCCATCGCTTGCGACACCctgatccctgtccccagggtcaTCCCCATCGCCTGCGACACCCTGATCCCTGTCCCCTCAGCCACCCTGATCTCTGCCCCATGGGACACCCTGATCCCCATCCCCTGGGACACTCTGATCTCTGTCCCCTCGGCCACCCTGACCCCCGCCCCATGGGACACCCAGATCCCCATCCCCTTCGCCACCCTGATCCCTGTTCCATGGGACACCCCGATCCCCATCCCCTGGGACGCTCTGATCCCCGTCCCTGTGGCCACCCTGACCCCCGTCCCCTGGGACACCCCGATCCCCGCCTGCCGTCGCCTCCCTGCAGGGGAGAACAGGGCGCTCAGGGCGGAGgtggcccagcagcaggagcaagtGGGGGACCTGCAGAGGAAATGGTGagccccctgcttcccccccgccgcccccagccccgcgctctgTCACCgaccctccctgtccctccccccTGCCAGGGACAAGCTCCAGCTGCAGAACGAGGTCCTggagaagcagctccaggagatGAGGAGACAGCACTCGGGTGGGAACGGGCTCGCGGCCATGTCCCTCAGCCTCCTggctccgctcctccccgggaTACTCCTCCTCTGAGCCCCAGGCAGCGGGAACACGGGCCCCACTGATGCCCCGTCCCTCGACGTGGGGCGAGGAGGGTCCGTCCCCATCCGGCccgggggggtgatgggggtggcAGCCGGTGCTTTGCCCGGCTGTGGGAGCCCGGTGCCCGCTCAGCCCTGCCCCGGCACTGCCTACGCTGCCCTGTACCTCCCCGCACGCCAAACTGCTCCCCTtcgccctggggacaccccagggagaCAATTTCCCTCCTGCCACCACGTGCCAGCCGTGcccagggcgagggaggggacggggcaggggggacaggctggaggggacagagACATGGCAGAGCTGCCCTGAGCCAAGGGGTCCACAGGCACCCCACCGTTAGGTGATTTTTAACCAATTTCTAATAAAACCTGGTGAAAATGCAGTGGTTTGTGGCTCCAGCAGTTCCTGGGGACCCGGAGGCCCAACCCCGCTGCGCGGTGGGGACGAGGGGGGTGCTACAGAAACCCTGGTAGTCTCAGCATCCCCGACACCCACCGGCCCCCCCCAAGCGCATCCCCACTTGTCCCTGCAGCCGTGACCCACGGGCGCCGGGGCAGCGCATCCTCCCACCTCTGGCACAAGCCGGGTCTATTCTGGGCTGTGACCTGAGCGAAACCGCAGCCCAAAGTGGtgtttggtggggaaaaaaaaaaccacaaaacacaaaacccccacaattaCGGCAATTACGGCAAGCCAGGGAGCGACCTGCCCCGGGGACGCTGGCACATCCCGGGCAGCCACCGCCGGAGCGGGCGAgcggccccgtgtcccccctccggCATGGACCCCGCGGTGCCCAAGGCCACCCTGAAGGTGCTGGGACTGTGCGCGgcgctgctggtgctggtggcggCGGTgacggtggcggtggcggtgatGGTGTGGCGGTCGGAGGCGGTGGGGAAGTTGCGGGGCTGCCGGGAACGGGCGGCCAACGAGAGCCGGGAGCTGGGGAACCGCCTGGCCGAGCTGGAGCGGGAGCGAGCCCGGCTGCAGCGCGCGGCGGCGGTGGGCGAGCGGGCGGAGGACGCCCTGCGGCGGGAGCTCGCCCAAGCTCGCGGCGACGGCAAGAAGCTCAACGCCAGCTTGGCGTCATGCCGGGAGCGGGCGGTAGGTgctggcggggatgggggggacgaggtggggagggggggaccaGGGCGCGAGCGAGGCGGGGGTTTCTGGGGATGCCCGGTAGCCAAGACCAGGGCGATGCTTCATCCCTGGGGGGATTTCGAGCGGGGTCCTGGAAAACCCCAGCGCTGACGGGAAGGATGCTGAGGATGAGCAACTCCTGGGGAGCAAAGGCCGGCTGGAAAGATGAGCCGGGAAAGGGGAGAGGCAGCCTTGGGATGGGGGGGACCGGCACCTCCTGCCACCCTCCTGCCTGGGACACCCCAAGAGGGGACCCCGGCTGCTCCCGGTCCCTCGACACAGCCCGGGTCCTGCCGTCCCCCTGTCCGGGTGCCCGTGCCCGGCCGGGGACAGCTATTCTTAGCCGTGACCGAGCTGCTGCTCACACGTATAATTACCCCGTCCCAAAGCAGCAGCGGAGGCCGGAGCCGGCGCGGAGCTGCCATTTCTCTCCTCCCAGGTATTTTTAGCTGTGGCCCCGCTTGGGAAACGGCCTGGCCCCAGCGCCGTGGCCGCAGCCCGGAGGAAGAGCCAGGTCCCACCGCCCCTCCGGGTTCATCCGGCCGAACAATGGCCCAGAGAGGCTGGAAAAATGCTCCGGCTTCCCAAGGCTGGGCTGTGCAGCCTCTCAAGGACCAGGCTGGGGGgaaccctgtcccctcccaggcaTCAGGGATGCCACCCACGGGGTGCTTGGGTGGCCTGGGGCTCCCGCGACACCCCCGGTGCACCGGAGTCCTCACCAGGATGAGCCATCCCTCCAGGGAAGAGAGATTTTCCCCAAATCCATGTCCCTACCCCTTCAAGAAACACGATGGCGGGACGCGAGGCCACCAGCAGCACggcttggggacacggggtggtGGCAAGGAGGGGCAGGGCTCCGGTGGGGCATGAAGAGACGGGAGGACGCtgcccacccctgtccccacgccgccctgtcccctctccccaggccaggctggaggccAACGCCACGGCGCTGCGGGACGAGGTGGTGGCCCTGCGGCGCGAGCGGTCTGAGCTGGCCCGCGGCAAGGCGGCACTGCGAGGTGAGCGAGCCCCCTCTGGCCATGGCAGCCCTCTGGCCACCCCCAGCGAGGGGACACgggtcccctgccacccccaaggAGCCCATCCGGGGGTCACGCCCTTTGAGGGGGGCAATGCCCGGCGGGGGTGGGCCggggtttggggtgcaggggtgacACCGCTGTCCCCTTCGTCCCGCAGAGGAGGTGGCGCGGGGCGAGGAGCAGGCgcgggggctgcggcagcggcTGGAGGAGGCAGCGGAGCAGCGGCGAGCGCTGCGGGCACGCGGGGAGCAGTGCGAGGCCCGGCAGAGAGAGCTCGAAGCCACCCTGTAAGGTCcttgtccccccacccccggagCATCcaccaaccccccctccccacctcctcaaAACCAACCCAGCCCGACCCCAGcccctccaccctccctgccTTGTCCTTCCTTCCCCATGGGGACCCTCCGGCCCCCCATCCCGGGGACAGGGAGACCCCCCTCTGTCACGCGTCTGCGCTCTCCCGCAGGCGGGACTACGCGGCCGAGGTGGACGCGCTGCGGCGGCGGACGAGGGACCGAGCGACCGGGCGCAGGTGCCCCCAATCCCGGTATTTTTGTGGGTGCCCCCTGTCTGCACGGCggggggggtgtatgtgtgtgtgtgtgtgtgttgggggggagcagcccggggagggggcttCGCCGGTGCAGCCAGCCCGGTTGCTCGCACGGGGACGCTTCCCAGTGCGTGCCATCGTCaccggtgtccccaggggagcAGGACACggtggctgggggcgggggggactcaatcccttccctcccctctttttgcAGGAAGGGCtgaagccccccagccccccagcctgccGGTGGGCCCCCCCACCCGCCGAGCCCATCATTCCCAGTCCCACAGCGCCCCTTAGCACTGGGAGCCAGCAGCGGCTCGGCCCCGGCCGCCTCCGACGGGGACCGGCCCCTCGGGGTGACCGATGCCGGTGGCCACCTCGTGTCccaccctcctgtccccatcccgctggcccgtgtccccatcctgctgggtGTCCCCACGCTGCCGCCGCCGCAGGAGGACGGAGGGGTCGGACGTTCAGCTTTTTGGGCAGAGTTTTAGCTCAACCGAAGGACGGTTTCCTCACCGACTCCTCAAGCAGCTCCGGGCTTTCATGCCGCTTTCCCAGGGCGCTCCAGAAACTGGGAAGACTGGGCAGGCTTTTGGGCAATAAAGGCCACTCTGCTCACCGGGATGTCTCCCCGTGCCACCAGCCCGGCTGTCCCCCTCTTCCCAGCCGTCCCCCTCTAAGCTCAGCCATTCCCCCGTCCCCAAGCCCAGTCATCCTCCACTAAGCCCAGTTGTCCCCCCCCGAGCCCAGTTGTCCCTCCCTGAGCCCAGCTGTCGTCCCCTGAGCCCAGTTGTCCCCCCGCTAAGCCCAGTTTTCCCCTCCAGAGCCCAATTGTCCCCCACTAAGCCCAGTTGTCCCCCCGTGAGACCAGCTGTCGCCCCCGGAGCCCAATTGTCCCCCACTAAGCCCAGCTGTCCCCCCCCTAAGCCCAGTTGTCCCCCTGCTAAGCCCAGTTGTCCCCTCCAGAGCCCAATTGTCCCCCACTAAGCCCAATTGTCCCCCCGTGAGACCAGCTGTCCCCCCACTAAGCCCAGTTGTCCCCCACTAAGCCCAGTTGTCCCCCCTGGAGCCCAATTGTCCCCCACTAAGCCCAGTTGTTCCCCCCACTAAGCCCAGCTGTCCCCCCACTAAGCCCAGTTGTCGCCCCACTAAGCCCAGTTGTCCCCCTGTGAGACCAGTTGTCCCCCCCAGAGCCCAGTTGTCCCCCCACTAAGCCCAGTTGTTCCCCCCGGAGCCCAATTGTCCCCCCACTATGCCCAGCTGTCCCCCCACTAAGCCAAATTTTCCCCCCACTAAGCCCAGTTGTCCCCCCTGAGACCAGCTGTGCCCCCACTAAGCCCAGTTGTCCCCCCACTGAGCCCAGTTGTCCCCCCTGGAGCCCAATTGTCCCCCACTAAGCCCAGTTGTCCCCCACTGAGCCCAGTCGCGTGCCCCCCGAGCCCAGCCGTCCCCATGGTCCCCACTCAGGCATCACCCCCCCCTCCCAGTACTTTGACTGGGCTCTGCCAACGTGGTGCCCAGCAGCTTCCAGGGCAGGACCCGGCTCTGCCAGggaccccaaggacaccccagggGACCCggccagggacacagggatgaggccggggaggggccgggggggccgagGGACAGGGATCAGCAGCTGCCGCTGTTTTGCAGTCGCTTCCCAGCATCTTTTTATCTGCTTTGAAGACGGTTTCCAGGAAAGTTGCAGATTTtcctgccaccgccgccgccgcgataTCCTGTGCAGAGGGCAGGCAGGCCGCGCGCAGGCATCCggccccctcctgcctgcaccccccccaccatggggcaatcaccccccgctgccccccggctcGGGGGGAGCCGTGAAAGGTGCTGGCAGGCGGCTTTCCAGGTGAAAGTGCCTCTGCAAGGCCACCACCGGCTCGTTTCGGGACTCACAGGGCCGCAGGGTCCATGATGGGGGGGGTCACCGGCCCCATCCCGCACCCCAAAGCCGGTGGTCCCAGAGcggagacccccagccccacagcggtttgggatggggaggggaaccGGGCACAGCCATTCCCATGGTCCCACCTCAACGGAGCGCCGGCCTTCAGCCCAGGAAGGCATAATTATAGTGGGGGGCTAATTGGAAAATGGGGCAGAAGTGGGGTCTGTGGCATGGGTCAGGGGGGGCCTGATGCCCCATCGGGATCCCTGGTGACCCCAGGAGGCTGCGAGGAGCCCTGGGGGTGGGCTGCCGGAGGGAGCATCCGACCGGCGAAGCCACCGGCACACCGTGGTCCCAGCGCCGGGGTCAGGGGTTCGGCGGAGCCCCGGCAGCGTCcccacggcggggccggggggagccgggggggtgaCTCACCGTTATTTGCAGCTCAGGAAGGAAACGGCAGTAGCTGAGAATGGATTCGGGACCGACACCATCCCGACCATCGCAGACACTTCCCGGTCCCCAGGGACGGCAGCGCAGCCAGAAGGGCAGGAAACAGCCAGCGGCTCGGGGTCAGCGCCCAGCTCGGCCCCACacctcgcccccccgccccgagctgggcatcctgcagagctgggggggggtcccaggcagaGCCGGCCCCTCCGCCTcggccctggtgggatggggacatggtgacAATGGTGGTGGTTGGGATCCAAACGGGGTCCGGCTCAGCCcagacatggcgggggggggcccaTCCTGCATCCCAGACCCCCCATCTGTGGTCATGGGCACCGAGGGTCCGATAGgcagcatcccccctccctccagtGCCTGCCATGGTGCTGCCCACACCCGATGTGACCCCTTTTCCCTGCACCGAGGGTCCCCCTCCacgtccccagcctgtccccaagccacctcccaccccccgggctcccccctcAGCCCGGCGTGGGGTGCAGGAGACCCCAGACGTGGACTGGGATGGGGGAGATGGCTGCAGACCCACGGCTCTTTCCATCCGTGCccggctgggctggtggcagtgaCGGTGGCACGCTGGCCATCCTCGCACAGGGCCGGGGCCACCCGTGCTCCACATGCTCAGCCGAGGCTCCCTCGGCAGcctggggacttggggggggggcagtccCGCGGGCGGGCGCGGAGACACCTGGAGTCGCCCCTTGCTCCCCTCCACGGCCGCTCTCTGCCCAGCGGAGACGTGCCCAGTGGGGGACAGAGCCCAGGAGGGGCTCCCCGCAGCAGGACGGTGGCTCTGTGGGGTGACAGCACCCAGGTTCCCCGCGGGTGGCTTCGCCCCACGGCCCCGCGTCACCCACCCCAGCCCTCTGCCACCCTACCTGGCCGcatccttcccctgcctgcaagGTGCAGGAGAGCAGACGTGGAGCATCACTCCCTGCGTGCCACCGGCCTGGCGAGCGGCGGGGACCGGCGGGGACCTGCGTGTCACCGTCCCACCACGAGGACACGGCGCCAGGACCAACCCGGGGTGGCCGGTGCATGGATCCTCcatcaccgccccccccccagcgagCGCCGGCGGCCGCAGCCCACCCTGACAAGCCCCCGGGACGCACTCCATGGGCATCCCCGCTGCCCGCCGTGCCGGGGGGCTATTTTGGGGTGAAAAACCTGTCCCGGGGGAACGCCGAATCCCGCcagagggtgaggggggggggggggagccgggtcCCAGGCTTTGCCCCCGTCCGTTAGCAACTAGGAACAATAGTCATCGCACCAAACAGAAGCTGCGTCGTGATAACCCGGCGGGTCCGAGGCATCCGGAGAGGCAGGAAGGAGCCCAGCAGAAGGAAATATTAAATAGAGCAATATAAACACGGCGGTGGGAGCCAGCTccgccccggcgcggccccgtTGAAAGGGGCTGccgtggggcggggagggggggaaacgcTCAGAGCGTTGGCGGGATGGAGAAGAGCAGCTTCGCCATGGCCAAGTTTGGTCTGGAGGCCAAGGAGGCCATGCCCAAGCGGGACTGCGGTTTTTACGTGAAGTACATCTTCCTCTTCACCTCCCTCATCCAGTTCCTCATCATCCTGGGGCTGGTGCTCTTCATGGTGTACGGCAACGCGCAGGCGGGCACCGACACGCACCTCCGGCTGCTGGAGGCGCAGATGCAGGACCGCTACAACAAGATCATCACCCTCAGCGGGAGGAACCTCAACCTCACCCGCACCCTCAACGCCACCCTCAAGGAGAAGCAGGGGCTGCAGGTCCTCGCCCAGAAGGTGCAGCGGGACCTGGATAAGTGCAAC is from Chroicocephalus ridibundus chromosome 22, bChrRid1.1, whole genome shotgun sequence and encodes:
- the LOC134526426 gene encoding WAS/WASL-interacting protein family member 1-like, giving the protein MDPAVPKATLKVLGLCAALLVLVAAVTVAVAVMVWRSEAVGKLRGCRERAANESRELGNRLAELERERARLQRAAAVGERAEDALRRELAQARGDGKKLNASLASCRERAARLEANATALRDEVVALRRERSELARGKAALRGERAPSGHGSPLATPSEGTRVPCHPQGAHPGVTPFEGGNARRGWAGVWGAGVTPLSPSSRRGGGAGRGAGAGAAAAAGGGSGAAASAAGTRGAVRGPAERARSHPVRSLSPHPRSIHQPPLPTSSKPTQPDPSPSTLPALSFLPHGDPPAPHPGDRETPLCHASALSRRRDYAAEVDALRRRTRDRATGRRCPQSRYFCGCPLSARRGGCMCVCVCVGGEQPGEGASPVQPARLLARGRFPVRAIVTGVPRGAGHGGWGRGGLNPFPPLFLQEGLKPPSPPACRWAPPPAEPIIPSPTAPLSTGSQQRLGPGRLRRGPAPRGDRCRWPPRVPPSCPHPAGPCPHPAGCPHAAAAAGGRRGRTFSFLGRVLAQPKDGFLTDSSSSSGLSCRFPRALQKLGRLGRLLGNKGHSAHRDVSPCHQPGCPPLPSRPPLSSAIPPSPSPVILH